The sequence below is a genomic window from Candidatus Poribacteria bacterium.
TTTAAGGGAGTCGCGATTCGGAGATCGCTCCTACAAGAAGAAAGGCGAGGAAATTATTTCTGTAAGATGTTAGTCTTGTGTTTTAAGTTTCCCCCACGTTGTCGTCAAAAGAGACGGCTGAGGTGAGACTGACAAAGCAAACGCTGGATCGAACCAATCGGCGTGGAAGTTAGCACCCCGGTGTGTAAGTTGTTCTGAGACACCGCTATCCAAAGTAACTTTGAAAAGTTCTATACCATTATCAACCAGTTTGTTGTAAATGAGCGCATTCCCGTGCGGTGCCCAGGCAGGGTAGGCTGCATTTCCATTAGCAATCTTCTTAAGTCCGCTACTATCTCGGTTCACAACATAGATACCCATAGCGTCCCCTATCCGGTTCACTTCGTCTTGCCTACCGCTCCAACCGAAGGCTATCTGCGCACTATCGGGTGCCCAGGCAGGAAAACGCAGCCAAATCTCCCCCGGAAGAAGTTTCTCTTGTACATGCGTTTGTAGATTGATCATCTGGACACTGACCTTCGGTAATCTGAGATTTCCGTTGTCGTCCCGAAAAAACTTGCTTGCCATAAAGGCGATCTCAGAACCATCAGGGGACCACGCAGGCCATAAGCCATCGGAAACCAGTTTTGCCTCATTTTTTCCGTCAATTGAGGCGGTGTAGATAGAGAATGTATGAAATCGGTGATAAGCCACTGCTTTTCCGTCGGGCGACCAGGTGGGGTGTTCTCTGCCTATTGATTTTCGGAATACTTGGCGCGCATTCGTTCCATCTGAATCCATCAGGTAGAGATCCTCTATCCCGTCTCGATCCGAGGTAAAAAGAATCTGTTCACCGGTCGGCGACCAGACAGGTGAGGTATCCTTGGCACGGTGCTGGGTTAAGTTTATCTGATCAGAACCATCTGGGTTCATGCTATAAATCTCAAAATTGCCATCGCGCCGTGATGTAAATACGATTTTGGAGGTTTCTGGGGCTTTCGCGAGAACAGCGGAGAGCGGAGCAAAGATAAGGAATGTGCTAAGCACATAACGTAAGACTTTCATGATGCTTTCCTCCACAAATCCTTCTGTAGAGAGCAAGTGTTTTTGCTTGGGCGTTTCCCTTAGGAAACGTGCCTACGGTGTATCTTCTTTGATGCGAATCTGTTGGTTGGGTGTGACGTTCTTGCGTGTGCTGAGAGCACCGCTGGGCCAGGTTACCTCAATTGTCTCAATGAGAGTATCGTCGTTTATACCGAAGATTGCGGTCAGTTCGCTCTGTGAGCAGTAACTGGAACCACTCTTGACGGTGTGGGTTTGTGTTCCCAGCGCGGAGGTTATGCGAATCTGCGCGCCGATGCCGTCACGGTTGCTCGTTTGTCCGATAAGTTGAATCTTAATCCATGCCTTACGGTTAGCCCCGTCGTTTCGGAAGAGGTGTGCGGGTCCGTTGGAGGTTGTAACGAGCAGATCCCAGTCGCCGTCGTTGTCGATATCGCCGTATGCACCACCTCTGCCAACCATCGGCTTTACCAAGTCTGTGCCGACTTTGTGTGCCGCATCGGTGAATTTGCCTTGGGAGTCGTTATGAAATAGATGTGGGGATTGGGCGTAGGTGACCTGCGTCTGGATGGCATTGATATCGGTTTCGACGTGTCCGTTGGCAGTGAAGATGTCGAGGTTGCCATCGAGATCGAAGTCGAAGAAGAAACAGGCGAAGGTGAGCGTCAATAAGGTGGCATTTCCGATATGCGCGGCAGGGGCATCGTCGATGAAAAAGTCGCCTTCGTTGTGATAGAGGTTAAGCATCTCGTTGGAAAAGTTGCCGATGACGAGGCTCTCCTTGCCGATGCGATCGTAGTCTGCGGCATCGATACCCATTGCACCGGTTGCGACACCGCTTTCGTTATAGGCGATCCCTGCGAGCATTCCGCTTTCGATGAAGGTGCCGTCGCCGTTGTTTTGATAGAGTTTATTGGGCTGTGTGTCGTTCGCCTCAAAGATATCCGGTAAGCCATCGGCATTGTAATCGAAGATGCACACACCGAGTGATTTGCTCGTGTTGTCCTCAATCCGTGCGATACGGGAGACATCGGTAAATGTGCCATCGCCGCGATTCCTGAAGAGTTTGCTGGACTGACCCGTGTAGGATTCAGGGGTGCAGTAGGATTTGTTGATGCCATCGAGGGTACAAAACAGATCGTTTTCTATACTCCATTCAACGTAGTTTGCGACGTAAAGATCGAGGTGACCGTCCTTGTTGTAATCGAACCATGCGCAGCTTGTGCCGAAACCGGGATTGTGAATTCCAGCGGCTTCTGTAACGTCAACATAAGTGCCGTCACCGTTGTTTTGGAAGAGCCGATCGGTTTCGAGGGTGCTGATATAGATGTCTGGATCACCGTCGTTATCGTAATCGGCGACGGCGACCCCCATCCCGTAAAGCGGTGTCGCAAGCCCTGCGATTTCGGTGACATCGGTGAAGGTGCCATCCTTGTCATTACGGTAGAGTGCCATTGTTTGCCGCTTCTGGGTCGGATTGCCTTCCCAATCCTTTCCATTGACGAGGAGGATGTCCTGCCAACCGTCGGTGTTGTAGTCGATGAAGGCGCATCCTGAGCCCATGGTTTCGGGGAGGTATTTCTTGCCGAAGGCACCGGTATTATGGACGAAGTCGATGCCTGCGGCACGCGTGATGTCGGTAAATTGCGGCAAGTTTTGTGCAAGGGCGTTTAGAGAAGAAAAGATCAGGAAAGTTGTCAAGTGTGCTAAAATTGCTATGGCATTAACCCAATTTTCTAACTTTACGGATTTGAGTACACCTGCAAACTTTTTTACGTCGTATCGTTCCTGTTTTATTGTTAGATAGAGATCCACCGATCCTCCTTCCATGAGGTTTGGATGGCAGTTTGCACGTCGGCGACTGCGGCGGCTTCTCGGAAACTTGGGTTTCCCTGTTTTCTTGTGTGAATGGCTTGCAAAAACTGATATGCTTCGATTGTCTTCAGGTCGTCGTAGCCTAATCCGACGGCGGGACCGGGATTAAAATAACTGTGAAACGGGTGGTTTGGACCGCTTAAGACGCGGATGTATCCATCAGGGTAACCCTCCTCGGAGGGTCGGTACACCTCAAGTTCGTTCATCTGCTCAAAATTTCATCGCAAGGCACCCTCTGTGCCGTGTACCTCAAACGCCATTTCGCATTTGGGTCCGGTGATAACCCTACACGCTTCGAGTGTGCCTCTGACGCCGTTTTCAAACCGGACTAATGCCCCGACGTAGTCTTCGTTGGTGACAGCCTCCGTTTCGCCATCGGCACTCAACGTGAAATGTGTGCCAGTTCCTGCCGTTGCTACGGGACGTTCTGGAATGAACGTCTGCTGTTGTGAGACGACGCTGTCAATCCCACCGACAATGAAATGTGCCATGTCAATGACGTGAGAAAGTAGGTCCCCCAACGTTCCCAATCCAGCGATTTCTTTCTGAAACCGCCATGAAAGGACTGCATGGGGATGGCTGGCGTAACCCGCGAAAAATCTACCCCGATAGTGGGTTAAAGTGCCGAGTTTTCCCTCTGAAATCAGTTGATGTGCGTATTGGACGACGGGTGCCCATCTATAGTTATAGCCGACACAGGTGAATACGTCTGCACGCTGTGCGGCGGCATAGATTGCTTTCGTTTCAGTTGGGTTCCGTCCGACGGGTTTCTCACAGAAGACGTGTTTTCCTGCGGCGGTTGCTGCCTCGACGATCTCAAGGTGCATGCTGTTCGGGGCAGCGATGTTGACGATCTGTACGTCTTCGTCTTCAATAACGTGTCGGAAGTCAGTCGTTGTGCGTTCAAATCCGAAACGTGCTTTCGCCTCGGTTGTGCGTTCGACGACATCATCGGCACAGATGACAAGTCTCGGATGGAGGGGACTGTCGTGGAACCGATCCCGGATCTGTTGATATGCGCGGGCATGCGTCATCCCCATCCATCCCATGCCGATAATACCGATGCCTATTGTGTTCTTTTCCATTTTTTAATTATATCTTTTTCTGCTACAAAAATGACGGCTTGCGTTATTTTATTGGTGGTCCGGAGCGGTTAGGAAACCGCTCCTACCGGATCCGGGGATCATGGTCTAATTTCTCTTAAGTTTTCCCCATGTGGTTGCGAGTTTGGCTTTCGGATTGACAGGACGCGCCTTTCCAGGTCCACCATTGCTGATATTCGGACCTGTGATTTCGACATCATCAAAGTGGGCTTGCCCGTCTGCGACAACGAGTCCGGCTTGTCCGCCTTTCAAGGGCTCGTCGTCAATAGCGGTGAATACCTCGTCGTTCACTTTAAATTCAAGCGTGCCGTCTTCGTGAACGGTGGCGGTGAGGTCATACCACGTGTCGATTTCGGCATCAAAGGCAAAGATGACGGGAAACCAGTTGTCTCGGAGTGCTTTGACGATTCTGGCAGTGCCGAAAACGTAGTCGATAAAAAAGAGGTAACGGGTATCTTCTTCACCTCTGTCGTGAAGTGTCAATCCGATGCTTGGGGGTTCGTTTTTGTCTTCCACCAACTTTGCGCGACAGGAAAGGGAGTAGTTCTTCCACGTGAGTTCACCTGTAATCCACAGGCTCATGAAACCCGGTAGGAAGATTTCGCCAACGGCTTCTCCATCGTCAATCCACCATTTTTCAACCTGTCGGTCGATATTGAAGATTTTCCATTCACGGGTGTCTTTGTCTTCGAAGTCGTCGCGCCACGTTCCGGCGAAGGTGGGGTTCCAAGTTTGGACTGAAAAACAGATGATTGTAGTGATTGCGAGTATGGGGGTTAATTTTCTCATTTTAAGCCTCCGTGATTATGCAGTGTCCGTCTGGATCGGCGTAGGGACAGGAGCAGCAGTGTTCAAGGTTCTTCTCATAAACCCCGCGCTGCAATGCTGAGATTTTTTTCTCCCACTGTTCCTGTATTTCCTGCAATTGTTCTACGCTGAAGTGCCTCTGTTTCCACTGACTGTGCTGAGTAAAGAAGATATTAATTGTCACAGTCGATTGGTTTGGATAGCACCGATGCACGAGTAGACCGTAAAGTTCCATTTCTGGATGAGATGTATCTAAGTTTAGAGTTTCGTCGGTTTTATAATTGATTATCTGATAGTTTCCTGTTCCATCTTTAAAGAGTCTGTCGAACGTCCCATCAACGATGTGTCCGTTGATGTCTGCGTGAATGTGCTGATTGGTGCGAATCGTGGATGCAGAGAATGCCGTTTCGCCGAGTTCGGAATTGATAAAATTGTTAACATGCTGTAGGACAGAACTCCGATTCTCGACTTCCGATTCAGGCGTTATGTCAGTATGATTTTCAAGTGCCTGGTCAATCGTGGTGTCAAGATTTTCTATATCCGATCGCCGTCGCATTTGTGCGAATGTGTAGCGAAGGGCAGTGTCCATTTGGTTTGCATCCGAGTCCGATTTTTCTTGTCCGTTTACTGGAATTCGCAGTACATTTTCCAGTTGGTACCGTAGCGGACACCGTG
It includes:
- a CDS encoding CRTAC1 family protein translates to MEGGSVDLYLTIKQERYDVKKFAGVLKSVKLENWVNAIAILAHLTTFLIFSSLNALAQNLPQFTDITRAAGIDFVHNTGAFGKKYLPETMGSGCAFIDYNTDGWQDILLVNGKDWEGNPTQKRQTMALYRNDKDGTFTDVTEIAGLATPLYGMGVAVADYDNDGDPDIYISTLETDRLFQNNGDGTYVDVTEAAGIHNPGFGTSCAWFDYNKDGHLDLYVANYVEWSIENDLFCTLDGINKSYCTPESYTGQSSKLFRNRGDGTFTDVSRIARIEDNTSKSLGVCIFDYNADGLPDIFEANDTQPNKLYQNNGDGTFIESGMLAGIAYNESGVATGAMGIDAADYDRIGKESLVIGNFSNEMLNLYHNEGDFFIDDAPAAHIGNATLLTLTFACFFFDFDLDGNLDIFTANGHVETDINAIQTQVTYAQSPHLFHNDSQGKFTDAAHKVGTDLVKPMVGRGGAYGDIDNDGDWDLLVTTSNGPAHLFRNDGANRKAWIKIQLIGQTSNRDGIGAQIRITSALGTQTHTVKSGSSYCSQSELTAIFGINDDTLIETIEVTWPSGALSTRKNVTPNQQIRIKEDTP